The segment TGCTAGTTTGGCCTATAGCACGAGGGTCAGACCATAAAAAACAGAGTCCCTGTCACTATTTGTAATAAGTTCTTTGAATCTGCATCTAATCGTTAGAGGTACAGCTTGAGCCTTATCAGGCGCATGGTTTTTTCATTTTATTTGTTAACTCTTCAGGCTTGTAATATGAATGCAATTCATCCGGAAGAATTTTTTTCAGGAAGTCAGTTATAACTGGCTCAGGCAATTGAAGATGGCAACGTTGATAAGGTGGAAAAATTATCAACGCAAACTGATCTCAATAAGCCCGGCGAGAAAGGACTTACGCTTCTGTATTATGCCCTTAGCGAAGCTTCAAATAAAGATGTTAACAGACTTAATGTAATGAGTGCGTTAGTAAAACATGGCGCTAATCCTGTCCAATACGTTGTCGACATGGGATCTGTGGCAACTAATACAGCGGGATACGCAGACCCTGTGTTTTTTAAAGCCTTAATTAAAGGCGGGATGGATAAAAATGCGAGGTTTGAAAGTACGCCGATAATATTTTATGCAACCAATGAAAGATCCTTCCCGACTCTTAAATATCTCGTAGAGATTGGTACTGATGTCAATGCAAAAGATAGCTTAGGTCAAACGGCAATTTTTCAAGGTATGTATGGTCAACAATATGATCAGGTTGAATACCTTCTCAATCATGGCGCAGATGCAAATATTACTGATGTTAATAATGTAACTTTTAATCAGTTTTTGGATAAAACCATCAGTAATACCAATAAAGATAATAAGATGGCAATCGATAAGCTGAAAGATATAAAAGAATTAACCCACAAAAATTAACAGATATTTGGGTCAAATTTAAAAACAGCTTCAGATGGATGCCTGAGTGTGCAATGAATTCAGACTGATGAATCCGGCATGTTTATAATTAGTGACAGGTTCAGATTGCATAACAGCCTGCTTAAACCGCTCTGCTCGCGATTTAACAGGCGCTAAGAAGTGCTGGCTGACGTGTCAGATGCATTGTGATAAATCCTGAGTTATTCACTTTCTGGCATGATAGCGAGATGGTGCGGTACTGGTATCAATCCTCGCACCTGAATAATGTGGGCATTATGATGATTGTTCTGGAATTTTAATTATTGCATGCCTGTATGTTACGATCTCACTCATTGATTTTATGTAAAAAATCCTTTTGACAATATCTGGCTACTTTATCTTTTTTTCTCGCCGCAATGAATAAATCCTTAAGCGGAGCCTGGTGAAACTATTTACCTGAACTGCATCGCATGCCTTATCTGAATAAGCACGCTTAACATAAAAATCCTTCTTTAACCTGTATATTTTCGCACGGAGCTCCAATGGCAACCGGAAACACGATTGGTAAATTACAATATGCGCCTGCGCCACAAGGCCATGTGGCGGCGGGCAGTGCCAACCCGCCGAAAAAGAAAAGCTGGTGGAGCAGTTATGGCGACTGGGTCCATACCGGTCTGGACGTGTTAGGCGCAGTTCCAATTGTTGGCACGGTGGCTGACGGCGCGAACGCGGCAATTTACACCGCAGAAGGCGATTATGGTAACGCAGCACTTTCAGCTGCATCGGCGGCGGCTAACTTTGTACCCGGTGGTGGGGCAGCGTTTAAAGCCGGTAAGCTGGCAGCAAAGGCTGGTAAAGCAGTAGAAGCCGCGAAAGTGGGCAAGGGTATTGCAAAAGAAGGTGCTGAACTGGCAGAAAAAGCAGCCGTCATAGCCGAAACAACCGCCACTAAAGCTGAAGCTAAAGCCGCTAAAAAAGAAGCTGATGAAGTTATCAGCGCGAAGAAAGCGGGCAGCGGAAAAGGAGGCAGTGACAAAGGACATGCGCAGAAAAAGACTGAGCCGTGCAAAATTCCGGCAAGGCCTCTGCCGCAGGTCGAGATGGCGATTGGTAGTCCGGTTAACCCTGTACTGGGTATCAAACTGTTATTCGGTCCTGAAGATAATGATTTTTCTTTTCCAGCCTCGGTTCCCCTTAACTGGCAACGCTACTATTTTTCCGATGAAATCGGCAATGGCTGGCTGGGGCAAGGCTGGTCGTTACCGTTCTCACAGGAAGTCCGTAAGAAAGCGGGGCTGCTGATCCTGATCGATGAACAGGGCCGCGAAATAGAATTCCCTCTGCCCGAACCGGGCCGTCAGCCTCAGCTTCATCGCTATGAGCAACTCTATCTTTCTCAGCCGCAGGCTGATGAATTCCGTATTTCCTCTGCGGATGAAAGTCAGCACTGGCACTTTACACATAAAACTGAATCTGACCGCTGGCTGCTATCCGCCATCAGCGACCGTCACGGCAACCGCCTTAATATTCGTTACAACATCCTGCATCTGCCGGTGCAGATTGAAGACAGCGCCGGACGTCGATTCAATATCGCTTTTTCACGATTTGAGTCGGATGCAGGTATTCCCTTTTACCGTATCACCGGTGTCAGTGTCTGCCACCCCTCAGATCCTCTGAATGCTGAAGTGCTCTGTCAGTACGATTATTCACCACAGGGTGATTTGGTCGCTGTGCGTAACGAACTCAACGAGGTGCTGCGTGAATTCCGTTACCGTAACCACATTATGGTGGCGCATCGTCGCGCGGGCGAAATGGAGTGTTTTTATCACTATGACACCTATGCTCCTGAAGGAAAGGTACTGGCACATCGCGACAGCCTCGGCGGGGAATGGCGTTTTGAATATGGCAGTCAGACTACAACGGTCACTGATGTACTGGGACGCGTGACACGCTATGACTTTGACGACAATAAGGAACTGATTGGCTATCAGGATGCGATGGAAGGGCATATTCGTATCAGACGTAATACCCGCGGTCAGATGACACAACTCACCGACCAGAGCGGCCGGATAACGCGCTACCGATATGATGAACGCGGCAACTGTACGGCCATCATTGAGCCAGATGGTCAGACTACACGTTTTGATTATCACGAACGCTGGAACACGCCGGTTCGTGTGACCAACATGCTGGGCGGAACACGTGAATTTATCTACGACACAGCAGGAAACTTAATCCGTTTTTCGGATGAGATAGGACGCATTACAGAATACAACCATGATGACCGTGGCAATCTGGTCAGGGTACGTGATGCTGCGGCGGGCGTACAAACGTTATGCTGGAACCAGGCCAACTTTCTTATCAGTCATACCGATTGCTCAGGGCGCACATCGACCTTTGACTATGACAAATATGGCTGGATGAAGCAGCAGACGGATGCGGCAGGAAATAATACCCGGTTCTATAACCAATGGAATGGCCTGCCCCAGCGTATTGTGCATGCCGATGGTGGAACGGAAAGCTTTGAGTTTGACCGCTGGAAACGGCTGATTGCCTGGCAGGATCCTCAGGGGCAGGTAACCCGCTGGGCGCTGGCGGCTGACGGCTTGCCGTTAACGCGGACGGATGCCTCTGGTCATAGCATTGGCTATGAGTACGATCTGGCCCGTCGTCTGACCGCACTGATCAATGAAAATGGCGCGCGCTATACATTCCGCTACGATGCCCGGGATAACAGGATAGAGGAGCAGGGCTTTGATGGTTGCAGGACACGTTATGAATATGATGACAGTGGCTGGCTGCTGACACGGATTGAAGAGGGCGATGGAAGTGGGCCGCTCATCCAGTCACGTTATGAGCGGGATGCTGCAGGCAGATTGCTGGAAAAGCTGGTGTCGCGCGGTGGAGGTGCGACATGGCAACGTACCCGCTATCGTTACGATGCACTGGGACGCCTCACGGCAGGTGTCAACCACGGCGGACGCTCTGAACTCGAATGGGATGATGCCGGACAGTTGCTTACTGAACGGACGCTGGTTCGGGGGCACCGTTATGAACTGCGCCACAGCTATGACGAGCTGGGTAACCGGACGCACACCATTTTACCGGATGGCCGGGAACTGAAGCAGTTGTACTACGGCAGCGGACATCGGGTTCAGGTTAACTTGGGTAACCGGGTCATCAGCGAAAGTGAACGTGACGTTCTGCACCGGGAAGTGCGCCGCACCCAGGGCGCAATCACCAGCGAATATGTGCACGATGAGATGGGCCGGCTGATAAGCCAGCGCGCCAGCCGCGGGGCACAATCAGCGGTGGCACGCGAATATGTCTGGCGACGCGACGGCCAGCTGATGCAGATGACGGATAAATACACGGGCGATCATCGCTACGAATATGACGCCCTGGGACGTATGACGCGGGCGCGTGATGAGCGTTTTGCCTTTGATCCGGCGCATAATCTGCTGAGTGATTCTCAGGCGCAGCCCCTGCAGGACAACCGACTCAGGGTTTATGAAGACAAACGCTGGACCTACGATGGCTTTGGTAATGTGACGCGCAAGCAGAGTGGCCGTCACACAGATCAGCAGTTTGTCTGGAATGCTGAACATCAGCTGACCGAATCGGTGAGTACCCGCAACGGAACTGAACAGCGAACCACCTATGGCTATGATGCGTTTGGCCGCCGAAGCTGGAAACGCGATGCTTTTGGTATTACGCGCTTTGTCTGGGAAGGTAATCGCCTGCTGAGTGAAGAGAGAGGCTCACGTTGGCATATCTGGATTTACGAGGATGACAGCTTTGCTCCGCTGGCGCAGATCAGTCTGCAGCAGGGTGAAACGGAGTACGATGCACAGATCCACTGGTTTCATAATGATGTCTCAGGTCTGCCACGCGAGCTGACTGGTGCTGACGGCAGTGTAGTCTGGCGAGCCGTCTATCGTGCCTGGGGTAATACGCTGCGCACAGAGCAGGCAGCAGTGGAAGGTGCAGAGCCGATTTATCAGCCGCTGCGCTATCAGGGCCAGTATTTCGATGCGGAAACAGGTTTGCACTATAACCGTTTTCGCTATTATGATCCGGATGCGGGCAGGTTTGTGAGTCAGGACCCAATAGGGCTTGCTGGTGGGGTTAACCTTTATCAGTATGCGCCGAATCCGCTGAGTTGGGTGGATCCGCTTGGGTTAACTAAATGTGCACCAAATAAGAAAACAACTTATGAAGGTGTTAGTCGTAGGGATGCATTCAGGCAGGCTAAACGTGATGCAGGAATACCTAAGAATCAGCAGCCTTACGAAGTTAGTAGAACTAAATTAGGTGACGGATATGGTGATTATATGAGAGACAAAAATGGGATCCCTATTGAAACTCGACAATACCATTTCAAAGACGGGAATGGTTCGACTGTGGTAATTCAGGAGCATAGTTTAGGACATGCTAAAGCAACACCTTTACATGGTGCTGAACCACATTTTAACGTAAGGCCAGTCGAACCAGTGACTGGGAAAATTTTAGATACCGGTAGTGTTCCTGGAACTCACGGTCATTATAATTTTCCATAAGGAGTTGATATGTGGTTTGAATGTGCTTTACATAAAGAAAAAATAACTCATATGTTTGGTGATGTTTTTGAATTAAAAGACGCCCAATTAAATGGATTCTACTTTCATGAAACATCATCCATCAGATTCTTGTTCAGCATTAAAGGCATCCCTCAAAAACACCCACAGAAATGGGATGGTAATGGATATAATGCGATGAATATTGTTCTGGGTTTTGATGGAGTAAAAAAATTTAATGCTAATTGCTCCAGGGTTAACATTATATGCAATCCGGATATTCATAGCTCTCAAGGTAAATCTACAATTAGCATAAAAAGTGAGGTGGGCTCTATCTTTTGTGAATCGGAGTTTCTGACAATAGAAAATATTAGCCCGTATACTGATATAAGATGGGATTGATTTGGCTTTCAATAGGAATGATATAATTTGATTATTTTGTATAAATATAATATTTAGCGAGGTTAGAGGCTCGCGCCAGCAAGTCTGGATTTACGAGTATGATAGCTTTGCTCCGCTGGCGCAGATCAGTCTGCAGCAGGGCGAGACAGAGCATGATGCACAGATCCATTGGTATCATAATGATGTCTCAGGTCTGCCACGCGAGTTGACTGGTGCTGACGGCAGTCTAATCTGGCGAGACGTCTATCGTGCCTAAGGTAATACGCTGCGCACAGAGCAGGCAGCAGTGGAGGGGGTAGAGCCGATTTATCTGTCGCTGCACTATCAGGGCCAGTATTTCGGTGCGGAAACAAGTTTGCACTATAGCCGTTTTCGCTATTATGATCCGGATGCGGGCAGGTTTGTGAGTCAGGATCCGATAGGGCTGGCGGGGGCTTAAATCTCTACGCGTATGCGCCTAATCCGCTGAACTGGCTTGATCCGCTGGGGTTGACAAAGTGTAGTGCTGGTAAACCACCTTCGGCTTATTCCACCGCCTATAAAATGAAACTTTTTAAAACTTCCTATCCTGGTTTTTCACGTGGCCGACATTTTCAAGAGGCAAACGAATCGCTATTGAAAGCGATGGAGTCTGATAAAGACTTTGCACAAAATATGAAAGGGTTAGGAATAAATCTGGAGCGTACGCCTACTGGGCTGGCACCAAGACAACCTCCGACAGGCTGGACATGGCACCATGAACTTGAAGACGGGTTAATGCGGTTGGTTCCTCGTTCCCAGCACACACCTGGTAGTGAGTTCTGGAAAATATTACATCCTGATGGTTACGGTAGGTACGCCGTGTGGGGGAAATAAAATGATTTTGACTGACGTTATAAATCAGCTGGATAACCTCGATAGCGACGATACAATTTATGCGAAAAAACCCTGGACACCTGACACTGAGGTTGTTATCGCAACTGAACCAGATGATGGTGGCCTGCCGGATCAAGCGGCAAAAATAAATGCAGAGTATTTTATAGAAATATTCCTCGCAAAAGAGTTTTTAGAAGGCTGGCTATCGAGCTTTGATCAGAAACCTTCAATAAAAGATCAGTGCTTACGATTGATCCAGTATGCTGAAAATGATGCCTAACCAATGATAATAGCCGGAAGCGATCCCCGTGATCCTTCCGGCTTTATTTTTAGCCGCTGACCTGAGCCAGCAATGCCAGCGCCTGCTGGCGGGTCTGCTCCATCTCGCGCCGCTGTCGTGCAAGCTGCGCCTGCTCGTGTCTCAGCCGGGTCTCCTCGCGGTTGTCGGGGATCAGCAGCAGACAGCCGTCCAGCACCTTCAGGCTGACGCCGGTTCCCACCTGCCACTGACTTAGGGCAGCAATGTGTTTAACTGCTGTGTGGCGAGTTGTCTATCACAGACCAGCAGTTTGTCTGGAATACTGAACATCAGCTGACCGAATCGGTGAGTACCCGCAACGGAACTGAACAGCGGACCACCTATGGCTATGATGCGTTTGGCCGCCGAAGCTGGAAACGCGATGCTTTTGGTATCACGCGCTTTGTCTGGGAAGGTAATCGCCTGCTGAGTGAAGAGAGAGGCTCACGCCGGCATATCTGGATTTACGAGGATGACAGCTTTGCTCCGCTGGCGCAGATCAGTCTGCAGCAGGGTGAAATGGAGCACGATGCACAGATCCACTGGTTTCATAATGATGTCTCAGGTCTGCCACGCGAGCTGACTGGTGCTGACGGCAGTGTAGTCTGGCGAGCCGTCTATCGTGCCTGGGGTAATACGCTGCGCACAGAGCAGGCAGCAGTGGAGGGTGCAGAGCCGATTTATCAGCCGCTGCGCTATCAGGGCCAGTATTTCGATGCGGAAACAGGTTTGCACTATAACTGTTTTCGCTATTATGATCCGGATGCGGGCAGGTTTGTGAGTCAGGATCCGATAGGGCTTGCTGGTGGGGTTAACCTTTATCAGTATGCGCCGAATCCGCTGACATGGATCGATACGCTGGGCTTGAGTAAGTGCAAAGATAGTTTCGAACAGGCTAGAAACAAAGCGTTAAAATGGCTCGAAGAGAGGGGCTTCAGGGCTGAGAGAGTTAATACCGGAAAATTTGGTGCTACTAAAGGCAAGCCCATAGGAATGACAACTGCTGATGGTAAAACTGGATTTAGAATCGAATATGATGACCGTAGCGGTGCTCATATAAATGTATTCAGCGGGAAAGACAAGGGTGAACATTATCTTTTTGAAGCAACAGAATCATCAGTGAAAAGATTACAAAAGTTATTTAATTTGCCGTCAAAGCCGTGGAGAACAAAATGACTCTAGATGAAGAGGTTTTATTGGATGTGAGTAAGTTGAACCCTAGGCCAATCATTATTAATGAATGGGAGCCAATTGCGGACATTCTATCAAGTTCATTCAATTGGAAAGGTTCAAAAATAGATTGGAATTCATTAGGGTTACACATTGAAAAGCCAGTGGACTTTAAATCATCAAAAGTTGACAAGGAAGTTGAAGAGTTTATTGAAAAAAGTGGTTTGAGTAAACTTATAATTTATGCCAAAAATATTTATTATGTTAATGACTCTTCGCTTGATTTTGCAGTTTCACTTAACATGGAAAATTTTTCGTCTTTTGTGATCTATGCAATCAACAATATCCCTCAGCATCATTATTTTTTCGATGAGAGAGCGAGGTGGTGTTTTGCTATTACTACAGAAGGCTATCTTGATTTAGGTGTTAGAGGTTAGTGATTACACTGGTATTTAATTAATTGCGTGGGATTAGGGTTGTCAGTAATCTCGATAAGCGTATAATACCCAGAGAAAGATAAGCGTTGCATTTTTAATTTGGCACGTAATATTTTGAGTGGGTATTAGGCGCAAATGATACAGGGCAATAAGCTTAGCGTTTATTAGGAAGAAATAATACTTTCACTATCATGACCTGGATGCTGACAAGCTTGCAAGCCAGTATCCATTGGGACTGGCCGGGAGTGCTGACATTAAAAGTTCACTCTGAATCCACTTTCCTCGTTGACCCGATCGGGTTGAGTAAATATCTTTCAAATAATAAAAAAAGCATGAAGGCATTAGTGAAAATAATTTACTCAGGTTAGATGACTGTAATGCATACATACTAATGCACAGCTAGTCTCGGATTGAAATAAAGATTAGTTAACAGTTATCAAATTAAATGTTATAAAAAATATGCCCTTAAAGTTGAGGGTGTCCTGTTAAAATTAAAAGTGGCAAATCAGTGGTTTTTCGATAAGAGTTGCCAAAGGATACGAATTGGAAAGTTTTTTGCAGAATTTTTAATGGCTGATAAAGTCTACGAATAATAATAGCCAGAAGCGTTCTTAACGAACCTTCCGGCTTTTTACCTTCAGCTGCTGACTTAGGGCAGCAATGTCTCTAACTGCTGTGTGGCGAGTTGTCTATCACAGACCAGCAGTTTGTCTGGAATACTGAACATCAGCTGACCGAATCGGTGAGTACCCGCAACGGAACTGAACAGCGGACCACCTATGGCTATGATGCGTTTGGCCGCCGAAGCTGGAAACGCGATGCTTTTCGTATCACGCGCTTCATCCGGGAAGGTAATCGCCTGCTGAGTGAAGAGAGAGGCTCACGTCAGCATATCTGGATTTACGAGGATGACAGCTTTGCTCCGCTGGCGCAGATCAGTCTGCAGCAGGGTGAAATGGAGCACGATGCACAGATCCACTGGTTTCATAATGATGTCTCAGGTCTGCCACGCGAGCTGACTGGTGCTGACGGCAGTGTAGTCTGGCGAGCCGTCTATCGTGCCTGGGGTAATACGCTGCGCACAGAGCAGGCAGCAGTGGAGGGTGCAGAGCCGATTTATCAGCCGCTGCGCTATCAGGGCCAGTATTTCGATGCGGAAACAGGTTTGCACTATAACTGTTTTCGCTATTATGATCCGGATGCGGGCAGGTTTGTGAGCCAGGACCCAATAGGGCTTGCTGGTGGGGTTAACCTTTATCAGTATGCGCCGAATCCGCTGAGCTGGGTGGATCCGCTAGGGTTATCAGCAGCTCATCAAAGACGAATTCAGGCACAAGGCTCCTCTCTTGAAAGTCTGTTTCATGGAGCCAGGAACATCCCCTTACTGCAGAGGATGCTAAAAAATGATGACTGAGTTGAAAGGTAAAGTAAATAAATGTGATATAGCACTCAGAAAAGATGCATTTTAAAAGGCAGAGAAGTTTTATAAGTACTGCCAGTAAATGCGGAGGTGGTGATGCTCCTGTGAGTAAAACATTTATGGTGAAGGACGCTCAGCACGAACGTGTAGATATTGAGATTATTTCTGGGAAAGCATTTTGTGGTAAATATTTTTAATAATTATCTTGAAGGTGAGGATGTGTATTTAGCGCTTGAGTCTTTTTTAAAAGGTTTGTTATAAACTTTGAAAAACCTGTCGATTGCCCATGTTACAACACTAATTTTTCAAATGGAAAGCCGTTTATGGATGGCAATCCAATATTTTCAGCGCGAAAAAGTAATGGCGATATTATAAAGGTTGTTTAGACGAAAATGCTGATTCATTAAGCGAGTATGATAAAGAGGTGAATGGTACTCAAATTCATGTCATAGTTACTAATATTTCTTTTTTAAATTCTATTAAAGAGAAAATTGTTGGCTGGTATGGTAGTTAACTATAGAATTCAGGTTCGCATATGATCGCTGCCAGTGGGAGATGAATGCGTCTGATTAGCTATTTATAAAGATTGCCATAGTGGATGAAAAATTCTGCACCGATGGACAGGTGAGGAACACCTGTAGATTCAGGCGCAGAAGAACATGTATACGCATGTTAAAAATGATGCCAGCCACAGTGCTCTGAACAATCGGACAGTTTCGGTGGGTGCTAATAATGAGACTCGGGTAGAGGGCGATCACACTCTCGTGACTCAGGGAAACAGCAAGACGCTGACAACCGGCAACCGTACTGAACAGGCTTTTGCTTCTAACACAATTGCAGCCGGAGATACTTTACGGATTGAGTGTGGCCTAAGCGCAATAGAGTTAACTAAAGACGGCGCAATTAATTTCATTGGCAAAAATTTTAATATTACCGTAGATAATAATGGTGAGATTAACACTAAGGGTGGGCAGTTACATTCAAATCCTGAAGAAGGAAGTGCTGCAACAATTGCACCGGGTAGCGGACATAAAGATAAAATAAAAAATGAAATTGAAAGCTACTTCTCGTCATCAACAAAAGATAATGAAGGATAAAAATGGCCACCTATACTCTAGGAAGCATCAATTCAATTGCCTGATATATTCAAAGGCAGAACAATGAATCTGTTTACGCTCAGCGAAAATAATGCGAGCGAATTTACATTTGTGGTGTCTCGCGCATCTGCTGTCCATGACGATACTGTGCAAAAAGTGGTTGCGAGAATTATTGATGAGATGAGTGTCACTGTTCCCGCTTTCGTAAATGTAACATCCCAACTGGTCGAGATAGATAATCTACCCGCTGTTGAGCGTTTTTATCATTTTGATAATGACGGTGTTGAGATCTGGCAAAAAAAATCCATTGTTTTACTTGATGATGAGGCCGGGGATAAGAGAATTGTCTGCTATATAGGAACGTGTCCTGGGCGTTTTAGCGATTATTATGCTAAGCAATATCAGGAAATCGTTGGCAGTATTAAGTTTAATTCTCTCGAATCTGGCCTTGAGCCGGAACCTGTAGCCGCTGATGCACCGGGGACTTTCTTTTCTTTCGACAACGATACTAAAGTGCTTATCGCACATGAAACGGTGACATTACTCTATCAGAATGTTGATTTGAAAAGGGCACTGAATGGCAGTTATCTGTTCTTCGACTCAGCGGGTAGCCCGTTACATATCGGCGCCTTAAATAATGAAGAACCACTGCGCTATGCATTATGGACATCACCACATAGAAAAAAATCATCTTTAAGAGATATTCCTGGTGTGGCAAAAGCTTTTAAAGGACCCGCAGATCTCGCCAGCGAACAACAAATCCTTGCGTTTCTTCAGAGACACAAGGATGTATAAATTATGGCTGAATTCAATGCTGCCAGAGATTAGGACGAGATAGCCCATACGGCTTCCAAAGGCTGGATGATCGCTGGTTTAGTAGGTGGTGCAATTCTGGGTGCGGCAGCCGTTGTTGTGACTGGTGGAGCAGCTCTGGTTGCAGTCTCTGCGGCAGCGGCAGCGGCCGGTGCCTGTGCAGCCGGAGGCGTGGGCGAAGTGCTTGGAAGCATGTCATGGGCTCCGCGTCATAATACGGGCAAACTGTTATCCGGCTCGCCGAATGTTTTCACCAACAGCAGAGCAGCGATACGTGCACATTTATCCAAAGGCGACTGCGATGAGCATAGCGGCTCATCGCAACGGGTTGCTGAAGGATCAGATAAGGTTTTTATCAACAATTTTCCTGACGCTCGCATTGGAGAC is part of the Pantoea sp. Ep11b genome and harbors:
- a CDS encoding type IV secretion protein Rhs; the encoded protein is MTLDEEVLLDVSKLNPRPIIINEWEPIADILSSSFNWKGSKIDWNSLGLHIEKPVDFKSSKVDKEVEEFIEKSGLSKLIIYAKNIYYVNDSSLDFAVSLNMENFSSFVIYAINNIPQHHYFFDERARWCFAITTEGYLDLGVRG
- a CDS encoding DcrB-related protein, with amino-acid sequence MQLPDIFKGRTMNLFTLSENNASEFTFVVSRASAVHDDTVQKVVARIIDEMSVTVPAFVNVTSQLVEIDNLPAVERFYHFDNDGVEIWQKKSIVLLDDEAGDKRIVCYIGTCPGRFSDYYAKQYQEIVGSIKFNSLESGLEPEPVAADAPGTFFSFDNDTKVLIAHETVTLLYQNVDLKRALNGSYLFFDSAGSPLHIGALNNEEPLRYALWTSPHRKKSSLRDIPGVAKAFKGPADLASEQQILAFLQRHKDV
- a CDS encoding ankyrin repeat domain-containing protein, giving the protein MEKLSTQTDLNKPGEKGLTLLYYALSEASNKDVNRLNVMSALVKHGANPVQYVVDMGSVATNTAGYADPVFFKALIKGGMDKNARFESTPIIFYATNERSFPTLKYLVEIGTDVNAKDSLGQTAIFQGMYGQQYDQVEYLLNHGADANITDVNNVTFNQFLDKTISNTNKDNKMAIDKLKDIKELTHKN
- a CDS encoding Imm50 family immunity protein; translation: MWFECALHKEKITHMFGDVFELKDAQLNGFYFHETSSIRFLFSIKGIPQKHPQKWDGNGYNAMNIVLGFDGVKKFNANCSRVNIICNPDIHSSQGKSTISIKSEVGSIFCESEFLTIENISPYTDIRWD
- a CDS encoding HNH endonuclease, coding for MKLFKTSYPGFSRGRHFQEANESLLKAMESDKDFAQNMKGLGINLERTPTGLAPRQPPTGWTWHHELEDGLMRLVPRSQHTPGSEFWKILHPDGYGRYAVWGK
- a CDS encoding RHS repeat-associated core domain-containing protein, whose translation is MATGNTIGKLQYAPAPQGHVAAGSANPPKKKSWWSSYGDWVHTGLDVLGAVPIVGTVADGANAAIYTAEGDYGNAALSAASAAANFVPGGGAAFKAGKLAAKAGKAVEAAKVGKGIAKEGAELAEKAAVIAETTATKAEAKAAKKEADEVISAKKAGSGKGGSDKGHAQKKTEPCKIPARPLPQVEMAIGSPVNPVLGIKLLFGPEDNDFSFPASVPLNWQRYYFSDEIGNGWLGQGWSLPFSQEVRKKAGLLILIDEQGREIEFPLPEPGRQPQLHRYEQLYLSQPQADEFRISSADESQHWHFTHKTESDRWLLSAISDRHGNRLNIRYNILHLPVQIEDSAGRRFNIAFSRFESDAGIPFYRITGVSVCHPSDPLNAEVLCQYDYSPQGDLVAVRNELNEVLREFRYRNHIMVAHRRAGEMECFYHYDTYAPEGKVLAHRDSLGGEWRFEYGSQTTTVTDVLGRVTRYDFDDNKELIGYQDAMEGHIRIRRNTRGQMTQLTDQSGRITRYRYDERGNCTAIIEPDGQTTRFDYHERWNTPVRVTNMLGGTREFIYDTAGNLIRFSDEIGRITEYNHDDRGNLVRVRDAAAGVQTLCWNQANFLISHTDCSGRTSTFDYDKYGWMKQQTDAAGNNTRFYNQWNGLPQRIVHADGGTESFEFDRWKRLIAWQDPQGQVTRWALAADGLPLTRTDASGHSIGYEYDLARRLTALINENGARYTFRYDARDNRIEEQGFDGCRTRYEYDDSGWLLTRIEEGDGSGPLIQSRYERDAAGRLLEKLVSRGGGATWQRTRYRYDALGRLTAGVNHGGRSELEWDDAGQLLTERTLVRGHRYELRHSYDELGNRTHTILPDGRELKQLYYGSGHRVQVNLGNRVISESERDVLHREVRRTQGAITSEYVHDEMGRLISQRASRGAQSAVAREYVWRRDGQLMQMTDKYTGDHRYEYDALGRMTRARDERFAFDPAHNLLSDSQAQPLQDNRLRVYEDKRWTYDGFGNVTRKQSGRHTDQQFVWNAEHQLTESVSTRNGTEQRTTYGYDAFGRRSWKRDAFGITRFVWEGNRLLSEERGSRWHIWIYEDDSFAPLAQISLQQGETEYDAQIHWFHNDVSGLPRELTGADGSVVWRAVYRAWGNTLRTEQAAVEGAEPIYQPLRYQGQYFDAETGLHYNRFRYYDPDAGRFVSQDPIGLAGGVNLYQYAPNPLSWVDPLGLTKCAPNKKTTYEGVSRRDAFRQAKRDAGIPKNQQPYEVSRTKLGDGYGDYMRDKNGIPIETRQYHFKDGNGSTVVIQEHSLGHAKATPLHGAEPHFNVRPVEPVTGKILDTGSVPGTHGHYNFP